The following are encoded in a window of Magnolia sinica isolate HGM2019 chromosome 11, MsV1, whole genome shotgun sequence genomic DNA:
- the LOC131218034 gene encoding structural maintenance of chromosomes protein 2-2-like produces MEKDVVIQEHASLENQLVSLQTQINSLTAEVDNLTSKVSSIKKEYDQAQSELNLSHSKMKECDAEISAVVKEQQKLQHKISDANVERKKMENEIKRMEMEQKDCSLKVDKLLERHSWIAVEKQLFGKSGTDYDFSSRDPRKSRDRLGHKSCIHL; encoded by the exons ATGGAGAAGGACGTAGTCATTCAAGAGCATGCTTCTCTGGAAAATCAATTGGTTTCTTTACAGACACAAATAAACAGCCTCACTGCAGAAGTAGATAACCTTACAAGTAAG GTTAGTTCCATAAAGAAGGAATATGATCAAGCCCAATCTGAGCTCAATTTGAGTCATTCAAAGATGAAAGAATGTGATGCTGAGATCAGTGCCGTTGTCAAGGAGCAACAGAAGCTTCAACATAAAATTAGTGATGCAAATGTTGAgaggaaaaaaatggaaaatgag ATTAAGCGAATGGAGATGGAACAGAAAGATTGCTCCCTGAAGGTAGATAAACTACTAGAAAGGCATAGTTGGATTGCAGTTGAGAAACAATTATTTGGAAAAAGTGGGACAGATTATGACTTCTCATCTCGTGATCCTCGTAAATCAAGGGACAGATTGGGACATAAAAGTTgtatacacttataa